DNA from Micromonospora sp. M71_S20:
CCGGATCGCGGTGCGCTGGCTTGCGACAATGTGCGAATTGCTCATGGCCTGCCCCGGTGTCCCCGGCGGCATGGCCGGTGCCAGCGGCGTGGCGGGCACGGAAAACTGCCAGGCGTGGAATGCCGGTCCGTTCGGTCGATGCGCACAGCCCGGAGGGCGGGAGTCGGCGCACACCGGATCCTGGGGATGTCCGAACCTGTGACGCGGACACCGAGAGACGGCTCACCCCGGCTCGGGTGCGAGACCCAGGAAGACTCGGACGGCGATGTCGAGAATCCGCGACCGGCTCCGTCCCCGTGGTGAACGCGACCAGAATGGGTTCGCACCAGCACCGAGAGGAAACACGATGGCCAAGTACCTGCTGCTCAAGCACTACCGGGGCGCCCCGGCTGCGGTCAACGACGTACCCATGGAGCAGTGGACGCCGGAGGAGATCTCGGCGCACATGCAGTACATGCAGGACTTTGCGACCCGGCTCGAGGGGACCGGCGAGTTCGTCGACGGTCAGGCGCTCGCCCCCGAGGGGACGTTCGTCCGGTACGACGGTGAGGGACGCCCACCGGTCACCGACGGCCCGTTCGCCGAGACCAAGGACCTCATCGCCGGCTGGATGGTGATCGACGTCGACAGCTACGAGCGCGCCGTGGAGTTGGCCGGGGAGCTGTCGGCCGCCCCCGGGGCGGGCGGGAAGCCGATCCACGAGTGGCTGGAGCTGCGCCCGTTCCTGACCGCGCCGCCCACCATCACGGAGTGACCTGATGGAGGAGGCCCTGCTCCGGAGCCTCACACCCCGCGTGCTCGGGGTCCTCGTCCGCCGCGGAGCCGACTTCGCGGCGGCCGAGGACGCCGTACAGGACGCGCTGGTCGAGGCGGTCCGCACCTGGCCGGCCGACCCGCCGCGGGACCCGAAGGGCTGGCTGGTCACCGTGGCCTGGCGCCGGTTCCTCGACGCGACCCGCGCGGACGTCGCCCGGCGTCGGCGCGAGGACCTCGTCGACGAGGAGCCGGCGCCCGGGCCCGCGCCCGCGGTGGACGACACGCTCCAGCTCTACTTCCTGTG
Protein-coding regions in this window:
- a CDS encoding YciI family protein, which produces MAKYLLLKHYRGAPAAVNDVPMEQWTPEEISAHMQYMQDFATRLEGTGEFVDGQALAPEGTFVRYDGEGRPPVTDGPFAETKDLIAGWMVIDVDSYERAVELAGELSAAPGAGGKPIHEWLELRPFLTAPPTITE